CTCGGCCAAGACCACCGCGGCCGGCACCCAGGAAGAGGTGGTCAACTTCGCCATCAGGATAGCCCTCAACGACTTCAACGCCCAGGTGCGGCCGGGCATGTCCTGCAACGCCGACATCGAGGTCGAGACCAAGACCAACGTGCTGGCCGTACCCATCCAGAGCGTGACCGCCCGGTCCGAGGAAGAACCCGGAGCCATGGAACAGCCTGCCGCCAACGGCGAATTGACCGTCGGCAAGGCCAACAAGAAAAAGCAGGCCAAACCCAAGGAGGTCGTCTTTGTTGTCGACAAGGACACCGTGGCCATGAAAGAGGTGAAGATCGGCATCAGCGACAACGAATACATCGAAATCGTCTCCGGCCTGAAAGAGGGCGACGTAGTGGTCAGCGGCCCCTACCGCGCCATCTCCGGCGAGCTGAAGGACAAAGCCAAAATCATGCTCGAACCGAAATCGAAAGACGGAAAGAAAAAGAACTAACGCCACAAGCGATAAAACCATGAACATCATCAATTTGGAGAACATCACCAAGGTCTACCAGGTCGGTTCCGAAGAGGTCCACGCCCTGGACGGGGTTTCCCTGAAGATCGACCGCAACGAGTACGTGGCCATCATGGGCCCCTCGGGCTCGGGCAAGTCGACGCTGATGAACATCCTCGGCTGCCTGGACACGCCGACCGAGGGAAAAGCTGATCTACGCCGGCATCGGCTCTTCCCGCCGCCGCGAGCTGGCCGAGAAGGCCCTGACCAGCGTCGGCCTGAAAGAGCGCATGCTGCACAAGCCCAACGAGCTCTCCGGCGGGCAGCGCCAGCGCGTGGCCGTGGCTCGGGCCCTGGTGATCGGCCCGTCGATCATCCTGGCCGACGAGCCGACCGGCAACCTCGATTCGAAGACCGGCGAGGACATCTTGACCCTGTTCTACGAGATCTACAAGCAGGGCAACACCATCATCCTGGTCACCCACGAGGAATACATCGCCAACCATGCCAAGCGCGTCATCCGCCTGCTCGACGGCAAGATCGCCAGCGACGAGCGCGTGGCCAACCACACAGTTCCCGGCCGCCAGGGGAATTAGCCGTGCGCCATCATTTGTTCGAATGGAAGGAGGGACTGCTGATCTCGCTGGCGGCCATCCGCGCCAACAAAGCGCGCTCGCTGCTGACCATGCTCGGCATCGTCATCGGCATCTGCTCGGTGGCGCTGATGGCCACCGCCATCAACGGCATCGACAAGGCCTTCGTCAACGGCATCAGCTCGCTCGGCGCCGACAACCTCTACATCGACAAGTACGCCTGGTTCAGCAATGAAGACTTTTTCCTGATGCGCAACCGCAAGAACGTCTCCCTGGACCAGTTCGAGCGCTTCCAGAAGCTGGCCAAGCTGCCGCTGGCCATGGCCCCGACCATCCTGACCGTGCACAAGGTCCTCTTCGGGAACAACTACGTCGAGGGGACGCTGATGACCGGCACGACCGACGGCTACGTGCGCACCACCAATTTCAATTTCGCCCGCGGCCGCTTCTTCACCGGCCTGGAGAGCAGCGGCGCCCGCAACGTCGCCGTGCTGGGCAGCGAGGTTGCCGCCCACCTTTTCGAGCGCCAGGACCCCTTGGCCCAGGAGGTCAAGGTCGACGGCATCCCCTTTCGCGTCGTCGGTGTGCTGGAAAAGCAGGGCAGCAACCTGCTGGGCAATTTCAACCCCGACAACCAGGTCTACATGCCCATCGGCACGGTCTTC
The Candidatus Aminicenantes bacterium DNA segment above includes these coding regions:
- a CDS encoding ABC transporter permease translates to MRHHLFEWKEGLLISLAAIRANKARSLLTMLGIVIGICSVALMATAINGIDKAFVNGISSLGADNLYIDKYAWFSNEDFFLMRNRKNVSLDQFERFQKLAKLPLAMAPTILTVHKVLFGNNYVEGTLMTGTTDGYVRTTNFNFARGRFFTGLESSGARNVAVLGSEVAAHLFERQDPLAQEVKVDGIPFRVVGVLEKQGSNLLGNFNPDNQVYMPIGTVFKYFRRDRDTVTIVVRARSTAMIAATKEEAYGVMRRVRGLMYDEKDDFSINQQEGLTDNYNRVVGVIKIVGLFITGLSLLVGAIGIMNIMFVSVKERTREIGIRKAIGAKRRTIMGQFLTEAALICLIGGLVGLLLAIALSMVINKFLPTSVQLNTVLLAISISLITGIISGLAPAWTAAKMDPVEALRYE